A single window of Nicotiana tomentosiformis chromosome 1, ASM39032v3, whole genome shotgun sequence DNA harbors:
- the LOC104118223 gene encoding protein REDUCED CHLOROPLAST COVERAGE 1 has product MAPNKNGRGKTKGDKKKKEEKVLPVVMDIMINLPDETQVILKGISTDRIIDVRRLLSVNTTTCNITNFSLSHEVRGPRLKDTVDVSALKPCLLNLVEEDYDEESAAAHVRRLLDIVACTTSFGPSGSSGKELKSETSKNARGAQDNKSAKKPNKARANDKLPSPPQSPTPTPAQQLGKDAAAVDVEGEMSNTCPKIGSFYEFFSLSHLTPPLQFIRRATRQQDDEVLPDGHLFSLEVKLCNGKLVIIEACRKGFYNFGKQGILCHNLVDLLRQLSRAFDNAYDDLMKAFLERNKFGNLPYGFRANTWLIPPVGAQLPSIFPPLPVEDEKWGANGGGLGRDGKSDLLPYANEFLNVASMPCKTTEERQIRDRKAFLLHSLFVDVAIFRAISAVKHVMENVKPAHCDSNGEIIFNETVGDLSVFVTKDASNASCKIDTKIDGFQATGIAMKNLMERNLLKGITADENTAAHDIATLGVLNVRHCGYIATVKVQGKENDKVGNPLQSMELPDQPDGGANALNINSLRLLLHKKVDNKVGHSKPSAAEEMTCYQAFVKRILEESLTKLEEEKIEGDSFIRWELGACWIQHLQDQKKSEKDKKNPVEKTKNEMKVEGLGIPLKSLKNKKKNIDGANMESQPESFKCVANGVGGGSEKGVPQSGESQFESDTDQNQLVLKTLLSDAGFTRLKESETGLHLKSLEELIDLSQKYYNEVALPKLVADFGSLELSPVDGRTLTDFMHTRGLRMRSLGQVVKLSEKLSHVQSLCIHEMIVRAFKHILQAVIASVVDIEDMAAILAAALNMMLGVPENDESNESHGVDSLIWKWLELFLKKRYEWDVGSLNYKDVRKFAVLRGLCHKVGIELVPRDYEMSSPNPFQKLDIVSLVPVHKQAACSSADGRQLLESSKTALDKGKLEDAVSYGTKALAKLVAVCGPYHRMTAGAYSLLAVVLYHTGDFNQATIYQQKALDINERELGLDHPDTMKSYGDLAVFYYRLQHTELALKYVKRALYLLHLTCGPSHPNTAATYINVAMMEEGLGNVHVALRYLHKALKCNQKLLGPDHIQTAASYHAIAIALSLMEAYPLSVQHEQTTLQILRAKLGPDDLRTQDAAAWLEYFESKAFEQQEAARNGTKKPDASIASKGHLSVSDLLDYINPSPDAKGRDVGSKRKGFVSKAFISQVKGQSDQSNVASPNSDTPKDVLKEESDEEKQIVEDHTDPKMNLEPVDTVVKSHHNGDEEIAEDKPVHLVKEASIEKPVVREVLSEPSAEAEDGWQSVQRPRSGGFYGRRRRQRRQTISKVIGYQKKDSVSEVDYAKLKNNYQASKYYVLKKRTSPGSYADYYIAKNQSPGTKLGRRVIKAVTYRVKSVSSSVREAVPEISTTGGDLLATSSEQVQVSATKEVVSLPKRSSIVNLGKSPSYKEVALAPPGTISMLQERVSENEVPDNPDVLKVGEESNGAEENSETMRRDAESIKQENIQDLVADSADQVQNETEDTDDKEEIQPSDLKGGEISDVISANASVQPGHVDVSPMEQGNVQTHNVPASDDSPEVDFCEKDSSSNLDPSCISSLTLQDMDHLKVTVASSLTCDASRELSRKLSASAAPFSPSPAIARAAPLPMNINLPSPPGTLPPVGPWSMNISLHQGPPTMLPNPMCSSPHHLYPSPPHTPNMMHPLRFMYPPYSQPQTIPPSTFPMSSSNFHPNHYAWQCNIAPNASEYVPATVWPGCHPVEFSISPPVIEPITDSISAAKEPSDNPESIILATSLPVDLNTGDEVKEEVNLPASDTGESLAAVGSKERASSTSDSHFVTLSSNQSEEGNGSNENAVQRNPTETDKEKTFNILVRGRRNRKQTLRMPISLLKRPYSSQPFKAVYSRVIRETEVPRSTSFDPQEHGIATAT; this is encoded by the exons ATGGCACCAAACAAGAATGGTCGTGGCAAGACGAAGGGagacaagaagaagaaagaagagaagG TTCTTCCAGTTGTAATGGATATAATGATAAACCTTCCGGACGAGACTCAAGTTATTTTAAAG GGAATATCTACGGATAGAATTATCGATGTTCGTCGATTACTATCAGTGAACACAACAACTTGTAATATCACCAATTTCTCCCTATCTCATGAG GTAAGAGGCCCACGTTTAAAAGATACAGTGGACGTTTCCGCACTGAAGCCCTGCCTCCTGAATCTTGTCGAAG AGGATTACGATGAAGAAAGCGCCGCGGCGCACGTTAGAAGGCTGCTGGATATCGTCGCTTGTACGACGAGTTTTGGGCCGTCGGGAAGTAGTGGCAAAGAGTTGAAAAGTGAGACTAGCAAGAATGCGCGAGGCGCGCAGGATAACAAGAGCGCCAAAAAACCCAACAAGGCTCGGGCAAATGATAAGCTACCGTCGCCGCCGCAATCGCCGACGCCGACGCCGGCTCAGCAGCTGGGTAAAGATGCGGCGGCAGTGGACGTAGAGGGAGAGATGAGCAATACGTGCCCTAAGATTGGAAGCTTCTATGAGTTCTTCTCGCTTTCTCATCTCACGCCCCCTCTTCAGT TCATAAGAAGGGCAACAAGACAGCAAGATGATGAAGTTTTGCCAGATGGTCATCTTTTCTCTCTTGAA GTGAAACTTTGTAACGGAAAGCTGGTTATCATTGAAGCTTGCAGAAAAGGATTTTACAACTTTGGAAAGCAGGGAATTCTTTGTCACAATCTTGTTGATTTGTTGAGACAACTCAGTAGAGCATTTGACAAT GCTTACGATGATCTCATGAAAGCATTCTTAGAGCGTAATAAG TTTGGGAACCTTCCCTACGGTTTCAGAGCCAACACATGGCTTATACCACCTGTGGGAGCACAGTTGCCATCTATCTTCCCACCTCTACCTGTGGAGGACGAAAAATGGGGAGCAAATGGAGGTGGTCTAGGCCGAGATGGAAAATCTGATTTGTTACCTTATGCCAATGAATTTTTGAATGTTGCATCCATGCCTTGTAAGACAACAGAGGAGAGGCAGATCCGAGACAGGAAGGCTTTTCTTCTTCATAGTTTATTTGTTGATGTAGCCATTTTTCGAGCAATTTCAGCTGTAAAGCATGTCATGGAGAACGTCAAACCAGCTCATTGTGATTCGAATGGAGAAATCATTTTTAATGAGACAGTTGGGGACTTGAGCGTGTTTGTTACCAAAGATGCTTCAAATGCTAGTTGCAAAATAGATACCAAAATTGATGGATTTCAAGCAACTGGAATAGCTATGAAGAATCTGATGGAAAGAAATCTACTGAAGGGGATAACTGCTGATGAAAATACTGCTGCCCAT GATATTGCTACTTTAGGTGTTTTGAATGTAAGGCATTGTGGTTATATTGCAACTGTAAAAGTtcaaggaaaagaaaatgacAAAGTGGGCAATCCACTGCAAAGCATGGAACTTCCTGATCAGCCTGATGGTGGTGCAAATGCCCTCAATATCAACAG TTTACGCTTGCTCCTTCACAAGAAAGTGGATAACAAGGTAGGGCATTCAAAACCTTCGGCAGCTGAAGAGATGACTTGCTATCAGGCATTTGTAAAGAGAATACTAGAAGAGAGTCTTACCAAGCTTGAAGAAGAGAAAATAGAAGGTGACTCTTTCATCAGATGGGAACTTGGTGCATGCTGGATACAACACTTACAAGATCAGAAGAAATCAGAGAAGGACAAAAAAAACCCAGTTGAGAAGACAAAAAATGAGATGAAAGTTGAGGGACTTGGAATACCTCTTAAGTCACTCAAGAACAAAAAGAAGAACATAGATGGGGCTAACATGGAATCCCAGCCTGAAAGCTTCAAATGTGTCGCAAATGGTGTAGGAGGGGGATCAGAAAAAGGTGTCCCGCAGTCTGGGGAGTCTCAGTTTGAGAGTGATACGGATCAAAATCAGCTTGTACTCAAGACATTGTTGTCTGATGCTGGTTTTACAAGGTTAAAAGAGTCGGAGACTGGACTTCACCTTAAG TCTTTGGAAGAGCTGATTGATCTGTCACAGAAGTATTACAATGAAGTTGCCCTTCCAAAGCTG GTTGCTGATTTTGGTTCTTTGGAACTCTCACCAGTAGATGGTCGAACTTTAACTGATTTCATGCATACCCGGGGTCTACGTATGCGTTCTCTTGGACAAGTA GTTAAACTTTCCGAGAAGTTATCACACGTTCAATCTCTTTGTATACACGAGATGATAGTCCGGGCCTTTAAACATATTTTGCAAGCAGTTATTGCATCTGTTGTTGACATTGAGGATATGGCTGCGATACTTGCTGCTGCCTTGAATATGATGCTTGGGGTACCTGAAAATGATGAATCAAATGAGTCTCACGGCGTTGATTCTTTGATCTGGAAATGGCTGGAACTATTTTTGAAGAAGCGATATGAATGGGATGTAGGGAGCCTAAACTACAAAGATGTGAGGAAATTTGCAGTTCTTCGTGGTTTATGCCATAAG GTGGGAATTGAACTGGTTCCAagagattatgaaatgagttccCCAAATCCTTTTCAGAAATTAGACATTGTCAGCCTAGTACCAGTGCATAAG CAAGCTGCTTGCTCTTCTGCAGATGGTAGGCAGCTTTTGGAATCATCCAAAACAGCTTTAGATAAGGGAAAACTTGAAGATGCTGTCAGCTATGGGACTAAG GCTCTTGCTAAGCTGGTTGCCGTATGTGGTCCATATCATCGAATGACAGCTGGAGCTTATAGCCTTCTAGCTGTTGTTCTGTATCACACCGGTGATTTTAATCAG GCCACAATCTATCAGCAAAAGGCCTTGGACATAAATGAAAGAGAGTTGGGCCTCGATCACCCAGACACCATGAAAAGTTATGGTGATCTTGCAGTTTTCTATTACCGACTTCAACACACAGAGTTGGCTCTCAA GTATGTAAAACGAGCTCTTTATCTGTTGCATCTCACATGTGGCCCCTCACATCCAAACACTGCGGCGACATATATAAATGTGGCAATGATGGAGGAAGGGCTTGGTAATGTGCATGTTGCCCTCAGATATCTCCATAAAGCTTTGAAGTGTAACCAGAAGTTACTTGGTCCCGACCATATTCAG ACAGCTGCAAGTTACCATGCTATAGCAATCGCACTCTCTTTGATGGAAGCTTATCCTTTGAGTGTTCAGCATGAGCAAACAACCCTGCAGATACTCCGAGCAAAGCTTGGTCCAGATGATCTTCGCACTCAG GATGCTGCTGCATGGCTCGAGTATTTTGAGTCAAAGGCTTTTGAACAGCAAGAAGCTGCTCGGAACGGAACCAAGAAGCCTGATGCATCAATAGCCAGCAAGGGTCATTTGAG TGTGTCAGATTTGCTCGACTACATCAATCCAAGTCCTGATGCCAAAGGGAGAGATGTTGGATCAAAAAGAAAAGGTTTTGTCTCAAAG GCTTTTATTTCTCAGGTGAAGGGACAATCTGATCAAAGCAATGTTGCCTCACCAAACTCTGACACTCCTAAAGATGTCCTAAAAGAAGAGTCAGATGAGGAGAAACAAATTGTTGAAGATCATACTGATCCCAAGATGAATTTGGAACCCGTTGACACAGTAGTTAAATCCCATCACAATGGAGATGAAGAAATTGCTGAGGACAAACCCGTTCATTTGGTGAAGGAAGCTTCAATTGAGAAGCCTGTTGTCCGTGAAGTCTTATCTGAACCTTCTGCTGAAGCAGAAGATGGATGGCAGTCAGTGCAGAGACCAAGGTCAGGTGGTTTCTATGGACGAAGACGAAGGCAGAGGCGGCAAACCATCAGCAAGGTCATTGGTTACCAGAAAAAGGACTCTGTTTCTGAGGTTGATTATGCTAAACTGAAGAATAACTATCAAGCTAGTAAATATTATGTCTTAAAGAAACGGACATCACCAGGAAGTTATGCAGATTATTACATAGCAAAAAATCAATCTCCCGGTACCAAACTTGGTCGAAGAGTCATAAAAGCTGTAACCTACCGTGTCAAGTCTGTGTCATCATCTGTCAGAGAGGCTGTTCCTGAGATCTCCACAACTGGAGGAGATTTGTTAGCTACTTCGTCAGAGCAGGTCCAAGTTTCTGCAACAAAAGAGGTTGTGTCACTACCAAAGAGAAGTTCGATTGTAAACCTAGGAAAATCTCCTTCCTATAAGGAAGTGGCACTCGCCCCGCCAGGTACCATCTCTATGTTGCAGGAGAGAGTTTCTGAAAATGAAGTTCCTGATAATCCAGACGTTCTAAAAGTTGGGGAGGAGAGCAATGGAGCAGAAGAAAATTCTGAAACAATGAGAAGAGATGCAGAATCCATAAAGCAAGAGAACATTCAGGATCTTGTTGCAGATTCTGCTGATCAAGTACAAAATGAAACAGAAGATACTGACGATAAAGAAGAAATTCAACCGAGTGATCTCAAAGGTGGTGAAATTTCAGATGTGATATCTGCAAATGCATCTGTTCAACCCGGTCATGTTGATGTTAGTCCAATGGAACAGGGAAATGTCCAGACTCATAATGTTCCTGCTTCTGACGATTCTCCCGAAGTGGATTTCTGTGAAAAAGACTCATCAAGCAATTTGGATCCTAGCTGTATCTCGAGTTTGACCTTGCAAGACATGGATCATCTGAAGGTAACAGTTGCGTCATCTCTTACATGTGATGCAAGTCGAGAATTGTCGAGAAAGCTATCCGCATCAGCAGCACCATTCAGTCCCTCCCCAGCCATTGCCCGTGCAGCACCGTTACCTATGAACATTAATCTTCCTTCTCCTCCTGGAACACTACCACCCGTTGGCCCTTGGTCAATGAACATCTCTCTTCATCAAGGACCACCAACTATGTTACCCAATCCAATGTGCTCCTCCCCTCATCACCTGTACCCTTCACCTCCGCACACCCCAAACATGATGCACCCATTGCGCTTTATGTACCCTCCATATTCTCAACCCCAGACGATACCTCCAAGTACGTTCCCGATGAGCAGCAGCAATTTCCATCCGAATCATTATGCTTGGCAATGCAATATAGCTCCTAATGCATCTGAGTACGTTCCTGCCACAGTTTGGCCTGGCTGCCACCCAGTCGAGTTTTCTATATCACCACCTGTGATTGAGCCTATAACTGACTCAATTTCTGCTGCTAAGGAGCCATCTGATAACCCTGAAAGCATTATTTTGGCAACAAGCTTACCAGTAGATCTTAACACTGGGGATGAAGTTAAGGAAGAAGTAAATCTTCCAGCATCAGATACGGGGGAGAGCTTAGCTGCGGTTGGATCAAAAGAGAGAGCAAGCAGCACTTCAGATTCACATTTTGTTACATTGTCCAGTAATCAATCAGAAGAGGGTAATGGATCAAATGAGAATGCTGTGCAGAGAAATCCTACGGAGACTGATAAGGAGAAGACCTTCAACATTTTGGTACGGGGCCGGAGGAACCGCAAACAAACTCTAAGAATGCCGATTAGTTTGCTCAAGAGACCATATTCCTCTCAGCCCTTCAAAGCTGTATATAGCAGGGttataagagagactgaggttcCCAGGTCTACCAGCTTTGATCCCCAGGAACATGGCATAGCGACTGCTACTTGA
- the LOC104118222 gene encoding cytochrome b561 and DOMON domain-containing protein At3g61750-like: MDGISRLLVLSIFFVILFGFQRENMVTMAIDEDAKALCSVNLAEFLPPPYGGLENMVCQPVWNSFLLRYSESKDNVVTIVLSTIYTMGWIGMGFSLDGMMINSSCMVGWVTPAGHGKIKQYYVEGFTPSKIIPDKGELSLTSVPPIIYIQGATVYLAFQLKYPTPLKTQPILLAFSTKSPQHHHLTVHEDKTTIRFDFSSGTSFAATDTPTNYMSSKKTHAATSYSRTSRHRHSYSCAQYSSGFGILCKTR, from the exons atggatGGCATCTCAAGATTGTTGGTGCTGTCAATATTCTTTGTGATATTGTTTGGTTTTCAAAGAGAGAATATGGTAACTATGGCCATTGATGAAGATGCAAAAGCGCTTTGTAGCGTTAATCTTGCAGAATTTCTTCCTCCTCCTTATGGTGGTCTTGAAAATATGGTCTGTCAACCTGTTTGGAACTCTTTCCTGCTACGT TACTCTGAGAGTAAAGATAATGTGGTCACTATTGTGTTATCAACTATTTACACAATGGGATGGATAGGAATGGGGTTCTCCCTCGATGGAATGATGATCAATTCTAGCTGTATGGTTGGATGGGTGACTCCAGCAGGTCATGGAAAAATCAAACAGTATTATGTTGAGGGATTCACTCCCTCAAAAATCATACCAGATAAAGGGGAGCTGTCATTGACAAGTGTTCCACCCATTATCTATATTCAAGGGGCCACAGTTTACTTGGCCTTCCAGTTGAAGTATCCAACTCCTCTCAAAACTCAACCAATCTTACTAGCTTTCTCCACCAAATCTCCTCAGCACCACCATCTCACTGTTCATGAGGACAAAACAACCATACGATTCGACTTCTCTTCAG GTACTTCATTTGCTGCCACTGATACACCTACTAACTACATGAGCTCAAAGAAGACCCATGCTGCAACCTCATATTCCAGGACATCAAGGCATAGGCATTCTTATTCTTGTGCTCAGTATTCTTCAG GTTTTGGCATTCTTTGTAAGACCAGATAA
- the LOC104118228 gene encoding uncharacterized protein: MEYDEQVPQDPVPPPIAVPAQTTISPDVCQIFNAVNSAMKLFQAFMANQNERRDEIPPQSNRHNNSESSRLNGFLKLSPPLFHGIIVDEDLMLWLEGVKKALRAMKAFDDEAVELAAYQLRDVAGTWIEMWEKERDEDDGPPTWEEFDEAFMANFIPEEDREAKATEFEQLKQGNNSVQEYYMEFIRLANHAPYMFKLGFHGCYHYGDIGHIKANCPKLRRNFSGGSTRPSSSSTTIVAPPQDRGSHNQAGHGADRGADRVTQGGGQPRLFATLDRQSAETSAEVITGILLVCSHNAYAIIDPG, encoded by the exons ATGGAGTATGATGAGCAAGTACCCCAGGATCCAGTGCCACCCCCAATAGCAGTTCCGGCTCAGACAACTATATCTCCAGATGTGTGTCAGATATTTAATGCTGTCAACAGTGCTATGAAGCTATTTCAAGCCTTCATGGCCAACCAGAACGAGAGAAGAGATGAGATTCCACCTCAATCAAATAGACATAACAATTCTGAGTCCTCAAGATTGAATGGATTTTTAAAGTTGAGTCCTCCATTGTTCCATGgtattatagttgatgaagatctAATGTTGTGGCTGGAGGGTGTCAAGAAAGCCCTCCGAGCGATGAAGGCATTTGATGATGAAGCTGTGGAGCTGGCTGCCTACCAGCTTAGAGATGTGGCTGGCACTTGGATTGAGATGTGGGAAAAGGAAAGAGATGAAGATGATGGTCCGCCTACCTGGGAAGAATTTGACGAGGCCTTTATGGCTAATTTTATACCAGAAGAGGACAGGGAAGCTAAGGCTACCGAGTTCGAGCAGCTTAAGCAAGGGAATAATAGTGTTCAAGAGTACTACATGGAATTCATAAGGTTGGCTAATCATGCACCTTACATG TTCAAGCTCGGGTTTCACGGTTGCTATCATTACGGAGACATTGGTCATATAAAGGCCAACTGCCCAAAGTTGCGACGTAATTTCAGTGGGGGATCAACTCGTCCTTCTAGTTCCTCTACTACTATAGTTGCACCACCTCAGGATCGTGGTTCTCATAATCAGGCCGGGCATGGAGCAGACAGAGGTGCAGATCGAGTTACTCAGGGAGGGGGACAACCCCGTTTGTTTGCTACACTTGATCGTCAGAGTGCAGAGACATCTGCAGAAGTTATTACAGGTATACTTCTAGTATGCTCACATAATGCTTATGCCATAATTGATCCAGGTTAA
- the LOC104118221 gene encoding uncharacterized protein, protein MEWSPKYAANAYLDTLKLCSKHKQMCNSCGTQEPECNEFISALAAGMSAKLIVEVTTEGSPSTVALAAAARQTGGKLVCIIPEPKLDKTQKVIQETGLNDMVEFKTGDPVEILHNYENIDFSLVDRKTNDYDMLMEKLDVNPKRSVVVTNNVEGRKGMMGGKLKKMENKAKVRSLQHPIGKGLEVTMIGKSTEFGKKERISKSGCYAHLIRGEKKNGHHVVKKSSDKSKWVFVVDEKSGEEHIYRMPKSSGP, encoded by the coding sequence TGTAGCAAACACAAGCAGATGTGCAATTCATGCGGAACACAAGAACCAGAGTGCAACGAATTCATATCAGCCTTAGCAGCTGGCATGAGCGCCAAGTTAATAGTAGAAGTCACAACCGAAGGATCTCCATCAACTGTGGCCTTAGCAGCAGCAGCTCGGCAAACAGGAGGCAAATTAGTGTGCATTATTCCAGAGCCAAAACTCGACAAAACACAAAAAGTAATTCAAGAAACAGGGCTAAATGACATGGTAGAGTTCAAAACAGGAGACCCTGTTGAGATCTTGCATAATTACGAGAACATCGATTTCTCGTTAGTCGATCGAAAGACGAATGATTATGACATGTTAATGGAAAAGCTTGACGTTAATCCTAAAAGATCAGTGGTTGTTACAAATAACGTAGAAGGGAGAAAAGGGATGATGGgaggaaaattgaagaaaatggagAATAAGGCTAAGGTAAGGTCACTGCAGCATCCTATTGGTAAAGGATTAGAGGTTACTATGATTGGGAAAAGCACAGAGTTTGGTAAGAAAGAGAGAATTAGCAAATCAGGATGTTATGCTCATCTGATTAGAGGAGAGAAAAAGAATGGACATCATGTAGTGAAGAAGAGTAGTGATAAAAGCAAATGGGTTTTTGTGGTTGATGAAAAAAGTGGAGAAGAGCATATATATAGGATGCCAAAATCATCTGGACCTTGA